One window of Paenibacillus sp. JQZ6Y-1 genomic DNA carries:
- a CDS encoding glycoside hydrolase family 35 protein has product MTPFDVRNGSFVWHDEPITIISGAMHYFRIVPEYWEDRLLRLKAAGFNCVETYIPWNLHEPAPGAYNFDGMADVGAYIEIAARLDLWVILRPSPYICAEWEFGGLPSWLLADPNMRVRCSYPGYLQAIDRYYDELIPRLLPYLCTNGGPVLAVQVENEYGSYGNDTAYLKYVRDALISRGIDVLLFTSDGPEHELLTAGHVEGTLMTVNFGSEPEQAFHKLRQHQPEQPLMCMEYWNGWFDHWGEEHHVRDAGNVGDELRRMLEAGASVNFYMFHGGTNFGFYNGANHIQTYEPTITSYDYNALLSESGQFTNKYHLVRQVLHAYRGLTPPPLPEPIKSYGYGELEFTESVGLFSILDLLCPEPVYSPYPLTMEELGQSYGFVLYTTTVSGPLPNTELYIQEVRDRAQVFVDGRYAGVIDRSDPDAQSLKLDIGVQGARLSILVENMGRINYGPHLLDRKGITEGVRLGNQFLYDWVIYSLDGQLPIGAEYAAISSRNALDTMLEAEGEKPTFYRTTFEVSQRRDTFLDMKGWQKGIVYLNGFNLGRYWNRGPQRTLYIPAPLLVEGTNELIILELHGSHRHRVLLTDEPLLG; this is encoded by the coding sequence ATGACACCATTTGATGTGCGTAATGGATCGTTTGTATGGCACGATGAACCGATAACGATCATTTCTGGAGCAATGCACTATTTTCGAATCGTACCAGAATACTGGGAGGATCGTTTGCTGCGCTTGAAGGCAGCCGGTTTTAACTGTGTGGAAACGTATATTCCTTGGAATCTGCATGAGCCTGCGCCGGGAGCATACAACTTTGATGGTATGGCGGATGTAGGTGCTTATATAGAAATAGCCGCTCGACTGGATTTGTGGGTTATTTTGCGTCCGAGCCCGTATATTTGTGCAGAATGGGAATTTGGCGGATTGCCATCTTGGCTGTTAGCTGATCCAAACATGCGTGTTCGATGCAGCTACCCCGGATATTTGCAGGCAATCGACCGCTATTATGATGAGCTGATTCCACGTCTACTGCCGTATCTATGTACAAATGGAGGACCTGTTCTAGCCGTACAGGTGGAGAATGAATACGGCAGCTATGGTAACGATACCGCTTATCTGAAGTATGTACGCGATGCGTTGATCTCGCGTGGGATAGATGTGCTGCTGTTTACATCCGATGGTCCAGAGCATGAGCTGCTGACTGCGGGTCATGTGGAAGGTACGCTAATGACGGTTAATTTTGGCTCCGAGCCAGAGCAGGCATTTCACAAATTGCGCCAGCATCAGCCGGAGCAACCGTTGATGTGCATGGAGTATTGGAATGGCTGGTTTGATCATTGGGGTGAGGAGCATCATGTGCGTGATGCTGGCAATGTGGGCGATGAATTGCGCCGGATGCTGGAAGCAGGCGCGTCGGTTAACTTTTATATGTTCCATGGTGGGACGAATTTTGGCTTTTATAATGGAGCGAATCATATTCAGACGTATGAGCCAACGATTACAAGCTATGACTATAACGCGCTGCTCAGCGAATCGGGGCAGTTTACTAATAAATATCATCTTGTACGGCAGGTGCTGCACGCTTATCGCGGACTGACACCGCCACCACTGCCAGAGCCTATCAAGTCATATGGATATGGCGAGCTAGAATTTACCGAAAGTGTAGGTCTATTTAGCATATTAGATCTGCTCTGCCCTGAACCGGTGTATTCGCCATATCCACTGACAATGGAGGAGCTGGGGCAAAGCTATGGATTTGTACTATATACGACAACTGTCTCCGGTCCATTGCCGAATACGGAATTGTATATTCAAGAAGTGCGTGATCGTGCACAGGTGTTTGTAGATGGTCGCTATGCTGGTGTCATTGACCGTTCTGATCCAGATGCTCAGTCGCTGAAGCTGGACATCGGAGTACAGGGAGCCAGACTTAGCATTTTGGTAGAAAATATGGGGCGGATCAACTACGGTCCACATCTGCTGGATCGTAAAGGTATTACCGAAGGCGTGCGTTTGGGCAATCAGTTTCTATATGATTGGGTGATCTATTCGTTAGATGGACAATTACCGATAGGAGCGGAGTATGCCGCCATATCGTCACGCAATGCGCTGGATACTATGCTAGAGGCAGAGGGTGAGAAACCTACCTTTTACCGGACGACCTTCGAGGTGTCTCAGCGCCGAGATACGTTTCTTGATATGAAGGGCTGGCAAAAAGGGATCGTATACTTGAATGGCTTCAACTTGGGACGATATTGGAATCGTGGACCACAGCGAACGCTGTATATTCCAGCGCCTCTGCTAGTGGAAGGGACGAATGAGTTGATCATATTAGAGCTGCACGGTTCGCATCGTCATCGTGTGCTGCTCACCGACGAGCCGCTTCTGGGCTAA
- the clpP gene encoding ATP-dependent Clp endopeptidase proteolytic subunit ClpP codes for MSYIPMVVEQSSRGERAYDIYSRLLKDRIIFLGSEVNDMVANAIIAQMLFLEAEDPEKDIHLYINSPGGSITAGMAIYDTMQFIKADVSTICVGMAASMGAFLLNAGAKGKRFALPNSEVMIHQPLGGAQGQATDIEIRARRILKMRDKLNKILADRTGQPLERIERDTDRDYFMSAADAAEYGLIDKVIEKTPPQGV; via the coding sequence GTGAGTTATATCCCAATGGTCGTTGAACAGAGCAGCCGCGGTGAACGCGCCTATGATATCTATTCCCGTTTGTTGAAAGATCGTATCATTTTCCTCGGTTCCGAAGTCAATGATATGGTGGCAAACGCGATTATTGCACAAATGCTGTTCCTGGAAGCCGAAGACCCAGAAAAAGATATTCATCTGTACATTAACAGCCCAGGCGGTTCCATTACGGCGGGCATGGCTATTTATGATACAATGCAATTCATCAAAGCGGACGTGTCCACAATCTGTGTCGGCATGGCTGCAAGTATGGGCGCATTCCTGCTGAATGCAGGCGCTAAAGGCAAACGCTTCGCGCTGCCAAACAGTGAAGTAATGATTCACCAACCACTCGGTGGTGCGCAAGGTCAAGCAACGGACATCGAAATCCGTGCTCGCCGCATTCTGAAAATGCGCGATAAGCTGAACAAAATCTTGGCAGATCGTACTGGTCAACCGCTGGAACGTATCGAACGCGATACAGACCGTGACTACTTCATGAGTGCTGCTGATGCTGCTGAATACGGCCTGATTGATAAGGTAATCGAAAAAACACCTCCACAAGGCGTGTAA
- a CDS encoding sugar-binding transcriptional regulator, with protein sequence MRKLLEIQKQLLPDLTDVLKKRYAILHQVMLTGLVGRRALASSLGMTERVLRAETDLLKSQGLLEIESTGMKVSEAGRQLLDELEPIMEELLGLSALEERIRDAYGLQQVVIVPGDCDTSASTKQHLGRAGARALLSVMREDDIVAVTGGFTLAEVAEQLSPTLPAPLKNAWFVPARGGLGENMEYQANSIVSTMAKRVGAQYRLLHVPDLLRRDAYELLYEDENVREIVEFIRRARIIIHGIGDAMEMVRRRRLDPQLVQEIRKAGAVAESFGHYFNEQGETVHHMLTLGLQLEDIANAEVVIGIAGGKSKAQSIHSVLKFGQEDILVIDEAAAREIVKEL encoded by the coding sequence ATGCGAAAATTACTTGAAATACAGAAGCAGCTTCTGCCCGATCTCACCGACGTACTCAAAAAGCGATATGCCATTTTACATCAGGTCATGCTGACGGGATTGGTCGGACGAAGAGCACTTGCATCGTCTCTGGGCATGACGGAGCGCGTCTTGCGCGCCGAAACCGATTTGCTCAAGTCCCAGGGACTGCTGGAGATCGAGAGCACCGGAATGAAAGTCAGCGAAGCGGGCAGACAACTGCTTGACGAGCTGGAACCTATTATGGAAGAATTGCTGGGACTGTCTGCACTGGAGGAACGCATCCGCGATGCCTACGGGTTGCAGCAGGTGGTCATTGTGCCCGGCGATTGCGACACATCTGCAAGTACCAAGCAACATCTTGGACGGGCAGGCGCAAGGGCGCTGCTCAGTGTGATGCGCGAAGATGATATCGTAGCGGTCACCGGCGGTTTTACATTGGCTGAAGTTGCTGAGCAACTCAGTCCGACACTGCCGGCTCCGCTCAAAAATGCCTGGTTCGTTCCGGCAAGAGGCGGACTTGGCGAAAACATGGAATACCAAGCGAACTCCATCGTATCGACGATGGCGAAGCGGGTTGGCGCGCAGTACCGGCTGCTGCATGTGCCTGATCTGCTGCGCAGAGATGCCTACGAGCTGCTGTACGAGGATGAAAATGTACGTGAGATCGTCGAGTTTATCCGGCGCGCACGCATTATCATTCACGGTATCGGTGATGCCATGGAAATGGTACGCCGTCGCCGCTTGGACCCGCAGCTTGTACAGGAAATCCGCAAAGCGGGTGCCGTCGCCGAATCGTTCGGTCACTATTTTAACGAGCAAGGCGAAACGGTCCACCATATGCTGACCCTTGGGTTGCAGCTGGAGGATATCGCCAATGCAGAGGTAGTGATTGGCATCGCTGGTGGTAAGAGCAAGGCACAGTCCATTCATTCCGTGCTCAAATTTGGTCAGGAAGATATTCTGGTCATCGACGAAGCTGCTGCTAGGGAGATCGTCAAGGAACTGTAG